A single window of Rhodamnia argentea isolate NSW1041297 chromosome 5, ASM2092103v1, whole genome shotgun sequence DNA harbors:
- the LOC115739988 gene encoding RNA-dependent RNA polymerase 1-like produces MGKTINVHGFPSLVTADTVRGFLEQRTGSGTVYAIKVRQDKRGVRAYAMVQFMEAEYAELIVSLSNRKDLWHGRSYLTARRVEHDIVQRPRTLLNSMEGIILHFGCQVSTTRFSTLWKGMNVSVNFGIGLRKFCFLLSYYNTEYKLELSYENIWQIELHRTRDHKRMYLVIQLYGAPRIRKKVVQHSENLLDSPVYNFFRDGSDDQWVRATDFTPSACIGQSSGVCLEITSECSLPDFHENFVNYKETNDIFSVEEGFPFSCGVDLVPIVGPPRGVDLPYEILFKINLLVQSGCLAGPCLDFLFYRMVDPQRIDMDIILYALDKLFHWKECCYEPSKWLIEQHKKYLTSQHSTKLTSQHSTKLSSIKLDAGLVYVHRVQITPCRVYFFGPEINVSNHVLRSYAEYIDNFIRISFVDEDLDKIHSTDLSPRTASRHGRTDIYERVLSVLKNGIRIGDKKFEFLAFSSSQLRENSAWMFAPINGCTAATIREKMGEFSQIRNVAKYASRLGQSLSSSTETLNVGRHEVEVIPDVEVKSYVENIHYVFSDGIGKISEELARKVARKCSFKSYTPSAFQIRYGGYKGVVAVDPTSYVKLSLRKSMAKYESNETKLNVLAWSKYQPCFLNRQLITLLSTLGVPDHVFEKMQKNAVDQLNAILVDPLRAQEALDLMSPGENSNILKEMLKCGYKPDAEPFLSMMLRTFRATKLFELRTKTRIFLPKGRSMMGCLDETGTLEYGQVFVQYSGKKGQMWDESIMFIGTDSDQSFVVRGKVVVAKNPCLHPGDVRVLTAIDVPALHHMVDCVVFPQKGKRPHPNECSGSDLDGDIYFVSWDSELVPHRQIQPMDYTPAPTERLDHDVTIEEVEEYFVNYILNDSLGIIANAHTVFADSKPEKAMSSECIELAKLFSIAVDFPKTGVPAVIPPNLYAKEYPDFMEKLDKPSYRSNNVIGKLFREVKDEAYASSSIRKFTQEMARQSYDPDMEVDGFEDYVDDAFYHKGNYDYKLGNLMEYYGIKTEAEILSGCIMKMSKSFTKKRDAESITMAVKSLRKEARTWFNDKGSGSHSEAADEYAKASAWYHVTYHLSYWGCYNEGLNRDHYLSFPWCVHDKLIQIKKERRDRTTARKSTLEDYFNRGLRLN; encoded by the exons ATGGGTAAGACTATAAACGTACACGGGTTCCCTTCATTAGTGACTGCAGATACCGTCAGGGGATTCCTGGAGCAAAGGACTGGCAGTGGTACTGTTTATGCCATCAAAGTTAGACAAGACAAACGTGGGGTTCGAGCATATGCTATGGTCCAATTTATGGAAGCTGAATATGCTGAGTTGATTGTTTCATTGTCTAATCGAAAAGATTTGTGGCATGGGCGTTCTTATCTAACTGCTCGCAGGGTTGAGCATGATATTGTACAAAGGCCAAGAACCCTTTTGAATTCAATGGAAGgtatcattttgcattttggttGCCAGGTATCAACTACAAGGTTCTCTACTCTGTGGAAAGGGATGAATGTCTCTGTAAATTTTGGGATTGGGCTGAGAAAATTCTGCTTCCTTTTGTCTTATTACAATACGGAGTATAAGCTCGAGTTATCCTATGAAAATATCTGGCAGATTGAGCTACACCGTACAAGAGACCATAAAAGAATGTATCTTGTGATTCAG CTGTACGGGGCTCCTCGTATTCGGAAAAAAGTTGTTCAGCATTCAGAAAATTTGTTGGACAGTCCTGTCTACAACTTTTTTAGAGATGGCTCTGATGACCAGTGGGTGAGAGCGACTGATTTTACTCCATCAGCTTGCATTGGACAGTCTTCTGGTGTATGTTTAGAGATTACTTCTGAATGCTCGCTGCCAGATTTTCATGAGAACTTTGTCAATTATAAGGAAACCAATGACATTTTTTCTGTGGAAGAAGGTTTTCCTTTCTCCTGCGGCGTGGATCTAGTTCCGATCGTAGGCCCTCCCAGAGGAGTTGACTTGCCTTATGAGATCCtctttaagataaatttgttagtTCAGAGTGGCTGTCTAGCAGGACCTtgtcttgattttttgttctaTCGAATGGTTGATCCGCAGAGGATAGACATGGACATAATCCTATATGCCTTAGACAAACTGTTCCATTGGAAAGAATGCTGTTATGAGCCGTCAAAATGGCTGATTGAGCAGCACAAGAAATATCTTACCTCCCAGCATTCTACAAAACTCACCTCCCAGCACTCTACAAAACTATCTTCAATAAAGTTAGATGCTGGCTTGGTTTATGTACATAGGGTGCAAATAACACCATGCAGGGTGTATTTCTTCGGTCCAGAAATTAATGTCTCAAATCATGTGTTGCGGAGTTATGCTGAGTACATTGACAATTTTATCCGCATTTCTTTTGTGGACGAGGACTTGGATAAAATCCATTCTACTGATTTATCTCCTCGCACTGCTTCGAGACATGGAAGGACGGATATATATGAAAGAGTCCTTTCTGTACTCAAGAATGGCATAAGAATAGGTGACAAGAAGTTTGAATTTCTCGCCTTCTCGTCCAGTCAGTTGCGGGAAAATTCTGCTTGGATGTTTGCTCCAATAAATGGGTGTACTGCTGCAACGATTAGGGAAAAGATGGGTGAATTCAGTCAAATAAGAAATGTGGCAAAATATGCCTCAAGACTCGGCCAATCCTTGAGTTCATCTACTGAAACTCTCAATGTAGGTAGACATGAAGTTGAAGTCATTCCGGATGTTGAAGTCAAATCATATGTTGAGAATATACATTATGTCTTTTCTGATGGAATCGGAAAAATATCTGAAGAGTTAGCTCGGAAAGTCGCAAGAAAATGTAGCTTCAAGAGCTATACTCCTTCTGCGTTTCAAATTCGCTATGGAGGTTATAAAGGTGTTGTGGCTGTTGATCCGACATCGTATGTTAAACTATCACTCAGAAAGAGCATGGCCAAGTACGAATCAAATGAGACAAAGCTAAATGTCTTAGCATGGAGCAAATATCAGCCTTGCTTTCTGAATCGCCAGTTGATCACTCTTCTCTCAACACTTGGCGTTCCGGATCATGTGTtcgagaaaatgcaaaaaaatgctGTGGATCAGCTAAATGCTATTTTAGTTGATCCCTTACGAGCACAAGAAGCTCTAGATTTAATGTCCCCTGGCGAGAATAGTAACATTCTCAAGGAAATGCTAAAGTGTGGTTATAAGCCTGATGCAGAGCCATTTCTATCGATGATGCTGCGAACATTCAGAGCAACAAAATTGTTCGAATTGCGGACCAAAACAAGGATATTTCTTCCCAAAGGAAGATCGATGATGGGATGCCTTGATGAAACCGGAACTTTGGAATATGGTCAGGTGTTTGTGCAGTATTCCGGTAAGAAAGGACAGATGTGGGATGAGTCAATCATGTTCATCGGTACTGACTCAGATCAAAGCTTTGTTGTACGGGGAAAGGTAGTTGTTGCCAAGAATCCTTGCTTACATCCAGGTGATGTGCGTGTTCTAACTGCTATAGACGTTCCAGCTTTACATCATATGGTGGATTGTGTTGTTTTtccacaaaagggaaaaag GCCTCATCCAAATGAGTGTTCAGGGAGTGATTTGGATGGAGATATCTACTTTGTCTCCTGGGACTCAGAATTAGTTCCTCATCGCCAGATACAACCTATGGATTACACACCTGCCCCAACTGAGCGGTTGGATCATGATGTCACTATTGAG GAAGTGGAGGAGTACTTTGTAAATTACATACTTAATGACAGCCTTGGAATTATTGCCAACGCCCACACTGTCTTTGCAGATAGTAAGCCTGAAAAGGCCATGAGCTCTGAATGTATAGAGCTTGCAAAACTTTTCTCTATTGCCGTCGACTTCCCAAAAACTGGTGTACCCGCTGTGATACCACCTAATTTGTATGCCAAAGAATACCCTGACTTTATGGAGAAGCTTGACAAGCCCAGCTACCGATCCAATAACGTGATCGGAAAGCTCTTCCGGGAAGTCAAAGATGAAGCATATGCGTCAAGCTCTATTCGGAAGTTCACGCAGGAAATGGCAAGGCAATCTTATGACCCAGATATGGAAGTGGACGGATTTGAGGACTATGTGGACGATGCTTTCTATCACAAAGGCAATTATGATTACAAGTTGGGGAATTTGATGGAGTACTATGGGATTAAGACGGAGGCTGAAATCCTTAGTGGCTGCATAATGAAAATGTCCAAGTCATTCACCAAGAAGAGGGACGCTGAATCCATTACTATGGCTGTAAAATCCCTGAGAAAGGAAGCTCGGACCTGGTTTAATGATAAGGGAAGTGGTTCACATTCCGAGGCTGCTGACGAATATGCAAAAGCATCTGCTTGGTATCATGTAACGTATCATCTGAGTTATTGGGGTTGCTACAACGAGGGTTTGAATCGAGATCATTATCTTAGCTTTCCCTGGTGTGTACATGATAAACTTATCCAAATTAAGAAGGAAAGACGGGATAGGACAACTGCTCGTAAGTCCACTCTTGAAGACTACTTCAACCGTGGATTGCGTCTGAACTGA